One window of the Diceros bicornis minor isolate mBicDic1 chromosome 40, mDicBic1.mat.cur, whole genome shotgun sequence genome contains the following:
- the ARID5A gene encoding AT-rich interactive domain-containing protein 5A isoform X2, protein MVTGRRLWKNVYDELGGSPGSTSAATCTRRHYERLVLPYVRHLKGEDDKPLPPSKPRKQYKMAKETQGDDGAAERPKKAKEEKRGDQMVPGKIRTDAVDLVRLPSQESPRDGTEQPGPASGPSLPFVGASGCPEAYKRLLSSFYCKGTQGIMSPLAKKKLLAQVSKAEALQCQEEGCRHGAGGPNGEPQTSPAVCPPEHPQSPGGLAENSRHRLTPQEEMQAPGGSLREEAQAGPRPSAPVFTGCFRAYPTEVLEPISQHPRDFLPSLKDGVLLGPPGKEEGLPVKEPQLVWGGHASHPSAFHKGSSRKGSLYPKPKACWVSPMAKVPAETPVPLPTFPSSPGLSNKRSLEEEGFAHGGKKLRAVSPFLKEVDAKECGAKSVGPGLAVSCLLGPALGPALPEAYRGTMLRCPLNFAGTSDPLKGQATLPFSPLVIPAFPAHFLATTAPSPVATGLMHFPPASFDSALRHRLCPTSSPWHVPPATTYAAPHFSFHLNTKL, encoded by the exons ATG GTGACCGGCCGCCGCCTCTGGAAGAACGTGTACGACGAACTGGGGGGCAGCCCAGGCAGCACCAGTGCGGCCACCTGCACGCGCCGCCACTACGAGAG GCTGGTCCTCCCGTACGTGCGGCACCTGAAGGGGGAGGATGACAAGCCACTGCCCCCCTCCAAGCCCAGGAAGCAATACAAGATGGCCAAGGAGACTCAGGGGGATGACGGGGCCGCTGAGAGGCCAAAGAAGGCCAAGGAGGAGAAGCGAGGGGATCAG ATGGTGCCAGGAAAGATCAGAACAGATGCCGTGGACCTGGTGCGGCTTCCCAGCCAGGAGTCCCCCAGGGACGGCACGGAACAGCCGGGCCCGGCCTCAGGGCCCTCTCTGCCGTTTGTGGGTGCCAGCGGCTGCCCTGAGGCTTACAAGCGGCTCCTGTCCAGTTTCTACTGCAAAGGGACACAGGGCATCATGTCACCACTGGCCAAAAAgaagctcctggcccaggtgagcaAGGCAGAGGCCTTGCAGTGTCAGGAGGAGGGCTGTCGCCATGGGGCAGGTGGCCCTAACGGGGAGCCCCAGACCTCCCCTGCTGTTTGCCCCCCGGAGCATCCCCAGAGCCCAGGAGGGCTGGCAGAGAACTCCAGGCACCGGCTGACCCCGCAGGAGGAAATGCAGGCCCCTGGTGGCAGCCTGAGGGAGGAGGCTCAGGCGGGCCCCCGCCCGTCAGCCCCCGTCTTCACTGGCTGTTTCCGTGCCTACCCCACTGAGGTACTGGAGCCCATCAGCCAGCACCCCCGGGACTTCCTCCCCAGTCTTAAAGATGGGGTGCTCTTGGGGCCCCCTGGCAAAGAAGAGGGCTTGCCGGTCAAAGAACCCCAGCTGGTGTGGGGCGGGCATGCCAGCCACCCCTCTGCATTCCACAAAGGCAGCTCCAGAAAGGGCAGCCTCTACCCCAAGCCCAAAGCCTGCTGGGTGTCCCCCATGGCCAAGGTCCCTGCTGAGacccctgtgccccttcccaccTTCCCCAGCAGCCCAGGCCTCAGCAACAAGcgcagcctggaggaagagggctttGCCCATGGTGGCAAAAAACTGCGGGCAGTGTCTCCCTTTCTTAAGGAGGTGGATGCCAAGGAGTGTGGGGCCAAGTCTGTGGGGCCTGGCTTGGCCGTCTCCTGCCTGCTGGGcccagccctggggcctgccctcccGGAGGCCTACAGGGGCACCATGCTGCGCTGCCCACTGAACTTTGCCGGCACCTCGGACCCCTTAAAGGGCCAGGCTACTCTCCCCTTCAGCCCCCTGGTCATCCCGGCCTTCCCAGCTCACTTCCTGGCCACTACAGCCCCCTCACCCGTGGCCACTGGCCTGATGCACTTCCCCCCAGCATCCTTTGACAGTGCCCTCCGCCACAGACTTTGCCCGACCTCGTCTCCATGGCATGTGCCGCCTGCCACAACCTATGCAGCGCCCCACTTCTCCTTCCACCTCAACACGAAGCTGTAG
- the ARID5A gene encoding AT-rich interactive domain-containing protein 5A isoform X1 codes for MAPPVKGKRKQSEGGDALDPPVSPQPDGEQSQSQSQSPVQLEDSPEAGGEREEEQAFLVSLYKFMKERHTPIERVPHLGFKQINLWKIYKAVEKLGAYEMVTGRRLWKNVYDELGGSPGSTSAATCTRRHYERLVLPYVRHLKGEDDKPLPPSKPRKQYKMAKETQGDDGAAERPKKAKEEKRGDQMVPGKIRTDAVDLVRLPSQESPRDGTEQPGPASGPSLPFVGASGCPEAYKRLLSSFYCKGTQGIMSPLAKKKLLAQVSKAEALQCQEEGCRHGAGGPNGEPQTSPAVCPPEHPQSPGGLAENSRHRLTPQEEMQAPGGSLREEAQAGPRPSAPVFTGCFRAYPTEVLEPISQHPRDFLPSLKDGVLLGPPGKEEGLPVKEPQLVWGGHASHPSAFHKGSSRKGSLYPKPKACWVSPMAKVPAETPVPLPTFPSSPGLSNKRSLEEEGFAHGGKKLRAVSPFLKEVDAKECGAKSVGPGLAVSCLLGPALGPALPEAYRGTMLRCPLNFAGTSDPLKGQATLPFSPLVIPAFPAHFLATTAPSPVATGLMHFPPASFDSALRHRLCPTSSPWHVPPATTYAAPHFSFHLNTKL; via the exons ATGG CACCTCCTGTcaaagggaaaaggaaacaatCAGAGGGAGGTGACGCCCTGGACCCACCTGTGTCCCCTCAGCCCGATGGTGAgcagagccagagccagagccagagcccCGTGCAGCTGGAG GACTCCCCCGAGGCAGGCGGGGAGCGGGAGGAGGAGCAGGCCTTCCTGGTCAGCCTCTACAAGTTCATGAAGGAGCGACACACGCCCATCGAGAGGGTGCCCCATCTCGGCTTCAAGCAGA TTAACCTATGGAAAATCTACAAGGCAGTGGAGAAGCTGGGGGCCTATGAGATG GTGACCGGCCGCCGCCTCTGGAAGAACGTGTACGACGAACTGGGGGGCAGCCCAGGCAGCACCAGTGCGGCCACCTGCACGCGCCGCCACTACGAGAG GCTGGTCCTCCCGTACGTGCGGCACCTGAAGGGGGAGGATGACAAGCCACTGCCCCCCTCCAAGCCCAGGAAGCAATACAAGATGGCCAAGGAGACTCAGGGGGATGACGGGGCCGCTGAGAGGCCAAAGAAGGCCAAGGAGGAGAAGCGAGGGGATCAG ATGGTGCCAGGAAAGATCAGAACAGATGCCGTGGACCTGGTGCGGCTTCCCAGCCAGGAGTCCCCCAGGGACGGCACGGAACAGCCGGGCCCGGCCTCAGGGCCCTCTCTGCCGTTTGTGGGTGCCAGCGGCTGCCCTGAGGCTTACAAGCGGCTCCTGTCCAGTTTCTACTGCAAAGGGACACAGGGCATCATGTCACCACTGGCCAAAAAgaagctcctggcccaggtgagcaAGGCAGAGGCCTTGCAGTGTCAGGAGGAGGGCTGTCGCCATGGGGCAGGTGGCCCTAACGGGGAGCCCCAGACCTCCCCTGCTGTTTGCCCCCCGGAGCATCCCCAGAGCCCAGGAGGGCTGGCAGAGAACTCCAGGCACCGGCTGACCCCGCAGGAGGAAATGCAGGCCCCTGGTGGCAGCCTGAGGGAGGAGGCTCAGGCGGGCCCCCGCCCGTCAGCCCCCGTCTTCACTGGCTGTTTCCGTGCCTACCCCACTGAGGTACTGGAGCCCATCAGCCAGCACCCCCGGGACTTCCTCCCCAGTCTTAAAGATGGGGTGCTCTTGGGGCCCCCTGGCAAAGAAGAGGGCTTGCCGGTCAAAGAACCCCAGCTGGTGTGGGGCGGGCATGCCAGCCACCCCTCTGCATTCCACAAAGGCAGCTCCAGAAAGGGCAGCCTCTACCCCAAGCCCAAAGCCTGCTGGGTGTCCCCCATGGCCAAGGTCCCTGCTGAGacccctgtgccccttcccaccTTCCCCAGCAGCCCAGGCCTCAGCAACAAGcgcagcctggaggaagagggctttGCCCATGGTGGCAAAAAACTGCGGGCAGTGTCTCCCTTTCTTAAGGAGGTGGATGCCAAGGAGTGTGGGGCCAAGTCTGTGGGGCCTGGCTTGGCCGTCTCCTGCCTGCTGGGcccagccctggggcctgccctcccGGAGGCCTACAGGGGCACCATGCTGCGCTGCCCACTGAACTTTGCCGGCACCTCGGACCCCTTAAAGGGCCAGGCTACTCTCCCCTTCAGCCCCCTGGTCATCCCGGCCTTCCCAGCTCACTTCCTGGCCACTACAGCCCCCTCACCCGTGGCCACTGGCCTGATGCACTTCCCCCCAGCATCCTTTGACAGTGCCCTCCGCCACAGACTTTGCCCGACCTCGTCTCCATGGCATGTGCCGCCTGCCACAACCTATGCAGCGCCCCACTTCTCCTTCCACCTCAACACGAAGCTGTAG